In Portunus trituberculatus isolate SZX2019 chromosome 28, ASM1759143v1, whole genome shotgun sequence, the genomic stretch CACAGGGACTTCCTCTAGTATTCCCCCCAAGGAGTGTTTTGGCATTGCCTGACTCGATACACAATGTACCAACAAAATGGAAACAGCTTAATTTACTCCTTATATACATCCAAAGCTTTCCTTGCTGGTCTCCTGGGAATACCTTGCCTCACCAAGgaaccctccctcacccttacaTAAATTAGATGTTGATCTCAGCCCAGAGGGTGAGCGATGGTCCGCCGGGGAGGCCAGGCAGCTGccggtggcggtggcagcgaCCAGACACCACGGCACGGCACGCAGGTCACACGCTTAGAAGgcaaagaggagcaggaaggccATCATAAGACAGAACAGACCCATGGCCTCAGACAGGGCAAATCCCAGGATGGCATATGAGAAGAGCTGCTGCTTCAGGGAGGGGTTACGGGCATAGCCGATGATGAGGGAGCCGAACACAGAGCCAATACCAGCACCAGATCCGGCCACACCAACAGTGGCAGCGCCAGCACCGATGAACTTGGCGGCAGAGTCAATGTCCCTAGAGGTAGAGGTGGTCTGCAGGGCGCGGGTGGTGGTGACTGCCATGGGGCGCACCAAGGCCTGGCTCCTCACCTGTGGCAACAGTCACTGGGGTTACTCTCAACTCTACCCAGCAATTCAACCTTACAAGTTTCTTAGTATTGTGAATTACTAACGCTCTTACTGTGAACACCTGTGCTCTCAATCACTAGGATTACTTTGACTGTGACCTAACACAAGCTTCAGCTATGGCATCACTCACAGGTGAATAACAATTCCTACATAACTTAACCTCACAAGCAGCCCTGTAGTGTCCATTATTGGTACGGTCTTCTGTTTGTGGATTCTGTGGGTgccatgtttaaccccttcagtaccgtgatgcgtttccatattcattctggtgactatttcatgattttacacagcttcagaaacttacgaggggattgaaatagtgaagactgtggccattaatcttctcacctccatagacccttcctaatgtcaataaaatggtctaatggtacacaaaattcaaggtaaaaatgcatcccagtactaaaggggttaaataagAACATTCctagtgttgtgtttgtggaTCCTCTAATACACTTGTTAGTCTTCTAGTCTAGACTTCCTAGGTGAAGACTGTAGCACATTAACAAGTATCTGATAAGCTGCCAGTAATcatgaaaacagtgaaaagCTTAAGCTACAGACTTAACATGTGAAAATGTACATGAAAAGTTGCAAGCAACTGAGATGAAAAGGCCTAAGCTGGGAAATTAACATATGAATTATCTAATTATGAGACTGAAATGCTTATATAAGACTAAAACACATGAAAGAATTAAAACTTGCAGGTGATCATAGAAAATAGACTAGATCATGAATTCACATCTTAAATACAGGGAGATCATAACAAGATTGCAATTAGTTCATGTCAGGAATTTACATTAGTACCTATAAGATAATGTAGGCCACAAATCTTTACTTATCTAGTcatgcattttttcctttttttttatgaaggaaattggcatgaggaggaggaaaaaaaagcatgcCCATTTTGATGCCATAAAGGTTACATAAAGCAATTGCATTGAAATGTTAAAATAGCACAAGAATTACATAACACCAGTGAGATTAGTACTGATACAAAAAGGAGGGCAGTATTACATAATCTTGACTGTGAATATATAGGCAGTGTGAGACCATGCAATTATACAATGAATGTGTAACAGACATGCAAGCAGTAAATGAATACAGCAGACTtcagaatgtaaaaaaaaataaaaattacacaACAGCAAGATATACAAACagtagacaaaaataaagcaaaatgcaGTTGTAATAAAGCACACACATTGCCAATAAAAATGCAGTTAATAATTTGAATGAAGTAGATACACCAAATATTAAAGTAACTGCCTGAAAACCCACAACTCCATGTAAGCCAGGTAAGCCAAATTCCCCATGAGTAATATGCCACTTCACTTAGTAACTCTATATAACAAGCCAAGCAAGCTATTTTCACCCCTGGGTCTGCTGCACACCTTTAATAAGCCACAAAGCCATATAAAGCTGACAAGCCACTTTGAAGTTCTATTCACAAAATCTAATCTCTTTGGTGTATTAGTATTTAATTAAGCCACTAGCCAGCTGTTAATTAACCCAGACAGCAAATGATTAAGCCAACCCTGTTAATACTTCATGCAATTTAGCCAGAAAGCCCTTTTGTGCTAAATAAGCCATTAACCCTCAAACTAAGCCAGGGAAGACAAGACAACCCTAGATATACAAAGCCGGCTGAATAAAATAATCCAAATAAGCTGGCAAGACATATTTTGCCCTAAATAAGCCACCAGCCCTCAAGTTAAGCCAGTTAGCAACCTACATATATGGAAATGCTTAAGCCGGCCACCAACCTAAAGACAACAAGCCGGCTAAGGGCTCGCGCACTTAAAACGAGATAGTAAGCCATTTTTTGCCCATAAACAAGCCACCAGGTAAACCACCATTGCCCTACCTGTAGTAAGCCGGTTGCCAACTAGCAGACCCAACCCACCTCACCTAAGACAACTAAGCCGGTTGAAGGAATGGCACCAATAACAAGCCGGTAAGCCAGTTCGGACCCTAAATAAACCACTAGCTCTGAAAATAAGCCAGCTAGACACAAACATGCATGGATACACATAAGCCGGCTCGCTGTTATGCCGTAAGGGAGAAAAATTAGTAACCCAACAAGCCGGTAAGCCATTTTGAAACCCAGATAAGCCACAAGCCCTTAAATTAATCCTGTTAGTGAAAAACATGCACGAGAACAGTGAAGCCGGCTTACTGTATTGATAAAACAACTATAGGTCCAAACAAGCCGGTAAGCCAGTCTGGACTCGAAACAAGCCACTAGCCACGAAACTAAGCCACATAGCAACAGATAGTCATCATTACACTTCTGCCGGCTTGCTAGTATGGACAATAGAGAAGAACGAAAAATATGAAGGTGTGTACTTACAATGGCGGCAGTCCTGGCGGCGGGGAGAGCGAGTCTGGCAGCGTACATCTTGGCTGTTTTGGTGACCTGTGGCCTGAAATGTAAGGGTAAATAAGGCAAAATCAGTCACCAAGATATCCACCCCggttctctcttctcctccaactCCCTCCCGTCTCACTCCTCAAACTCCTTcgtctcctactcctcccactCTTCTTCCACTTGAGTTGTTCAGAAGACAAGGTGAAACAAGGGAATACATGACACTTTGCTATTCAACCGGTTTAAGGTCCACCCCAGTCCGCCATTTTAGCTCCCCGGTACAATCAGCCGGTCGATATCAATAAAGCAGGTCATTTCTCACTAACACACTTTAATTTGGGTACACACAGGTGCCCACAATGCTCTAGGATCAGTTAGGGACAAGTGCACTACGATTTTGAGATGAATACTaggttttaaagagaaattagaGGTGAAATACAGACCTGAGAGGTGGACGAGCGTACCGGGTGGTTACCAGGAGGTGAGTGAGGGCAGCTTCAGctggcctctccctcactctcactccgcGCATGCGCATTATATTTTCATCACCAATATTCTCCTAATAATTACTTTCTTATACTTCCAAAGATTAGATGATACATAGGTGAAATTATAACGCCATAGAAACATATTATAGTGTGTGAATGATGTATAGCAAAGGATATATTTAGAATTTTACTATGTATATAAAATTTATTTTGATATACTATAATTTTACTCCCTCAtaatcaaatagaaaaatacttgCAAATATCAAACAGCTGGAAATGATATCAATATTGCCTATATTACCCTACTCTACAATCTACAGCATTATTACACACCACCACTTTGTACCATAACTTCATTTCTTCACAAACTTGGCTCATCAGACCATATAAGGAACGAcacaaaatacatacatattttttataCAATAGAATTGCATGCTTAACTTCAGTATAAACGACACGTTGCAAATTTCATCACATTTGGTGCACGAGAACTATCTACTACCATTTTATGAGTTCCTGTCGACTGAGACCGAGGTTACGACACGCAGAGATCGAGAGCTTTGAGAATACGGTCTTAACTTACTATCTCGTAAAATTATCTATTATTCTGCTTCTtctataacttttttcttctttcttcttctgtcccctccatctccctctctattcCACAACACACAATACTAATGAAAGTATAAATTATcgaataaatggatgaaagaagTTAAGTGTGATGTGCTTTACCAAACTTAACTGTGCTTATTTGCTTCTAGGGtagcaagaaaaaatatatctcaTACCTTactacttataaaaaaaataataaaaaaaaaattgctggaaGAAATGAAGTGTGGTGTTCTTTTTACCTGGAGAGAGATACATATGTATTTCTTGCTGTATTGGGGTGTTGTATCTATCCTGTATGAGTGTATGTTGGGCTAGCACTAAGTGGCCATAGCTATCTATGTCTTGCCCTCTCTCACTGATCCCCCCCCCTCCCCGTCTTCCCAAAATGTCTTTCTTTACCCTACACTGTCTTGCCTCCCCATAAACTAACTTAACATTCATTCAGCCTCCTGTCCCccttaaggcggtgtcacactagacACACCCTTCCATAAAGAAAACTAACCTAATTAATTAATATCTTGTAACTTATCCTGACTCCCAAAAGATAATAATACTATCAATTTAcgccttgttatttttcttgtatcagGACAGTGAATCAGGAGCCATATGCTTGAAACATCCTAATGGAACCCCTAACATTATCTACAAAAATAACAGGACATCGAAAAACTACAGTATCGCCATATACAAGATTatatgtggtgtttgtgttaggCAGTGTACAGCGAGCGGCTTTTAGAGAGGAAAACTATGAATACAAGAACGACCTGCGCCGGAGCGTGTATCGGGTCCTTAAGACAACCTCACTCGTACATCATAATGATCAGATAATAGCGTAGTCACTGATTAATAGATAGTTAGTAGTGTTGCCAGTAGGTAGCATGATAATAAAtagcaaggaagaaaatttcAAAGTCTATCTATACTCACATCATCACTACGCTATATGTTGCTATTCACGTACTTATTCATGTAGGAGTATTAGCGATATTGTTATTGTAAACCTTCTTTTCAAATCATAAATTTAACATGTCGATATTTTGAGCATCGCCGAtcggagagaagaaaattggcGCGCAAGTTTGTATCAGTTACggagtggtgactggtggttgTTGGTCTCGTGTGCTCTTCacctttgttattattttttttcgtaacaCGTATGTGAAAGGCTCTATGGGCCTGATATTCAACCCATAACAAGCACGGTTATCGCCTGTCATTATGAGTGTATATAGCTTATCATTAATAGTCTATCTACGGCTTGTCAATGTTTTGAAACCGCGCACAGATCCCCACAATTCACAGGAAGctcacatttttattattacaagtTTATTTTGGGTAAGTCAGTGTTTTCCTTTCCGCCAAGACTGTAAGAAACATTGTTCAAGTTATATACGTTGCAACAATTAATGTGTATTAGGAAATTAAGAAATACAGCATTTTGTTAATACTTTCAAAGCTGACATGGGCATCTGGGGTGATGGGCCGACCTACTTTGACCAGTGAATCAGTTAATTGTGAACGTTCCTCACTGAAATGTTACCTCGGTCAGCATCAGTCATTCCTGTCGCTACGCTACCCAGAGAAACATGGAATGTGCCGTGTTTGTTTAAGAACAGTGCGTGAGTTATGGATGTTATGTCCTTATCGTGTCCAAATGTACCACCTGGAGCTATACCAACAGTGTTTCACGCGTCTAACTCGTCTTAATCGACTTTAACCTGACTATCCGGCTTGCAATAATAGTGAATGAACACCTGCAGATACTTAAAAGCGGCTATAATGCAAGTTTTCCATCAGTAAACAAAGAGATGGACTGGCATTATGtgctttatttgttattcattataaACCAGACGTGTTACAAAATGGAGGCGCATGCTTAGTACCGCACATCATCTGCTGAGATTCATCTGCATTGCCAGttttgtgtgtgaggaaggcCCCGTGAGGCAAAATAGCTGGCGGCGGACAGCCCTCCTGGAAGGCCATCTTGATGACGTCATCAGCAGGTCCCAGACTGCATCAGCCTGGCTCGTTCcaatattattctattttttctcagcTTACTTATTTCTCCTCACAAGTAAGTTTTCATGCTTTCTAAATTTATTTAAGAGTGTTCGAAGTAAGTTTATGGTTGTGTTGCGCGAAATACGGTGATTTAGTTGGTGTTTACGGCTTAGATAAGAGCCCAGTTTCTtttacaaaattttcaaactGAATATCTtagattttttctttcaagcttTAATGAAGTGTTTGCGTTTTCAAAAAATCGTTTATGATGGTTAAAGTGTGTTATATTCCTGATAAGGTAAATATATTGACTGTGAGAGTGATTTACAGTGCCGTTAAAGTATCTAAAAGTGACATAtatgaaatatttattttttctatttcagcgTGTTGCCAGGTTTAAATATGTTCAGAAAGTAgttcattatttcaaaagtGTTTGCGATCCTGTTTGAGCGAAGACAATGAGCTTTAGAATTGTTTTTGAGCATGTCAAAATTATAACACTTTTACTTATGGCGTTCTTTGGAATATTTTCTTATTGCTCTGCCCGGtaatgttttttgtattttaggaaTTAGTTTTGATTGATGACAAATCAGAATTTATTAAGCATTCGTGTCTAGCTGCCTTTTTGCGAATCGgcattttcaaaatggtttaCTGAACGTATatttgtgacgtcatcaagggaaTGCCTATAGACtggacccagacccagacctgCATGTTCCCTCccgcatgatgtgtgtgtgtgtgtgtgtgtgtgtgtgtgtgtgtgtgtgtgtgtgtgtgtgtgtgtgtgtaattcaccacggtcgtctgctgtgCGATCTCATAAACCTATCTTCGGgtagtgtacctgtgtgtgtgtgtgtgtgtgtgtgtgtgtgtgtgtgtgtgtgtgtgtgtgtgtgtgtgtgtttgtaatttaccacggtcgtatgctggttacccagccagccttccctattacggagcgagctcagatctcatagaccgatcttcggttagtgtacctgtgtgtgtgtgtgtgtgtgtgtgtgtgtgtgcatatatgtgtgtgtgtcaatgtgtgtatatatatatatatatgtgtgtgtgtgtgtgtcctgcattTCAGTGTAAAGTTGGATGCagtggtacgtgtgtgtgtgtgtgtgtgtgtgtgtgtgtgtgtgtgtaattcacctcctcggtcgtctgctggtggtcacccagcagtgtgtgtgtgtgtgtgtgtgtgtgtgtgtgtgtgtgtgtgtgtgtgtgtgtgtgtgtgtgtgtgtggttgtgtatacccgtgtgcgtgtgtgcgcgtgtgcgtgcgcgcgcaaGAAATACATACGTTTTGTAATATTTAAAGGAAGTTTTGTGATGAAGACTACGGGATTGGCTTTAAggttagagagaggaaaaacaataaaaacattcaGGCAAAGTGAGTTGCCCGCAAACTTAAACCATAACGTATCTTGATAGAGAATGCGTCTCCGTATGTAAGATTTTACTTACGTAGCATTCGGCTGGGTGGCAGCTCAGCAAATTGTCACCACGGAGGACATGAGTTGATGCCGATGCTGTGCAGTTCCCGAGGGGTATACGTTAGAACATTACCTGAAAGATTGGGTGTCAGTTAGTATAGAGACAATTAATAATACCTTCACACACTCTGGACGACCACATGACAACCACTTTACTACCCACAGCACTTCCGAATTACTAAGTGCATATCCTTAAGTTTTGCGATGTATGTGCAGTATGAGTGAGAAGACTATCCACTCAGATGTAGATCAGTTAGTTATATTCAcaaacatatctctctctctctctctctctctctctctctctctctctctctctctctctctctctctgggagatGCGATGGTAGACGTTAATTGTGTCTGGAATAAGAATGATTGAGTAAGAGGGAGAATTAAGACTGATCGTTATACggagagattaaaaaagaggagggaggatatAGGGAATTAACGTTTtgaattaaggaaaaagaatggtAAGAGGAATATTGAGATAAGATTAAAAACAATTGAATTAGTTAAACGAGCCTGAAACGAAGAGTGAAGAGGTcaaaattaaggagaaagagtaggTGATTAGAGTATataatattgaaataaaattaaaaacaacTAAATCAGATTAAAGAGTATGAAACAAAGAGGGAAGATGTTAAAATTAATGGTAAAGAGTATAGAATTAGAGGAAGAATACCGATATAACATTAAGAGCGATCAAATTCGAGAAAAGTCTGAAATAGAGGAGAGGTTCAAACTAAGGGGAAACAATATCGaattagaaggaaaatattgaaataagATTAAAAGCGATTGAATTAGAGAAAAGAGATTGGGATAAAGAGGAAGTACGTAAATTCATAAACAGAGTGGAAtcaagaggaatgaatgaaaactgGAATAAAAAGGAACGTGGGATGAAGAGTAAAGGACGCTCAACCATACACATTCCTTACACTTAAATCCTTACCTTTATTGTCTTATTAACtacatctcccattttttctcATGTTAACAGCATATGATGTCAGCAGAAAGTCGAGGGTTTGAGCTGCCCAGACCGAGACCCAGAGTTCAAGACCCAGGCCGAGACCCAGAACACGAACAGCTGTGacgcaaaagaaacaataacacaAGTCCACGAGTCCTT encodes the following:
- the LOC123510362 gene encoding ATP synthase lipid-binding protein, mitochondrial-like, whose translation is MRGVRVRERPAEAALTHLLVTTRYARPPLRPQVTKTAKMYAARLALPAARTAAIVRSQALVRPMAVTTTRALQTTSTSRDIDSAAKFIGAGAATVGVAGSGAGIGSVFGSLIIGYARNPSLKQQLFSYAILGFALSEAMGLFCLMMAFLLLFAF